The Panacibacter microcysteis genome includes a window with the following:
- a CDS encoding MFS transporter, producing MQTASKKVINGWAMYDWANSVYNLVITTTFFPIYFTSVAKTGDTDKVVFLGRTFVNSSLYDYTLAAAYLLVAFSYPVLTSIADTRGNKKSFMQFFCVLGAVGCSLLFFFTSSNIWLGILAFMMACMGYVGSLVFYNAYLPEIAAPADRDRISAKGFSYGYIGSVIMQAVGFGLVLLLPDAAMATRITFLLVGIWWIGFAQITFSRLPANTASARTTANVVTDGFKEVKKVFNEVTKLPVLKRFLRGFFFYSMGVQTVMLAATLFGSKLLQLDDKKLIITVVIIQLVAIAGAFFMSRLSEKIGNLPVLMGVIVFWIIICIAAYFIAEYKEAGGDPEFLFYFLATAVGLVMGGIQSLSRSTYSKLMPVTKDTASYFSYYDLTEKIAIVIGIFSFGYIEELTGSMQHSILSLIIFFVIGFGFLFTAWRFQKKVQ from the coding sequence ATGCAAACAGCATCTAAAAAAGTAATCAATGGCTGGGCCATGTACGACTGGGCCAACAGTGTATATAACCTGGTTATTACCACTACGTTCTTCCCCATATATTTTACTTCTGTAGCTAAAACGGGCGATACAGATAAAGTAGTCTTTCTTGGCCGCACATTCGTGAATTCATCTTTATACGATTATACGCTTGCCGCCGCTTACCTGCTGGTGGCATTTTCTTACCCGGTACTTACTTCCATAGCTGATACACGTGGCAACAAAAAAAGCTTTATGCAGTTCTTTTGCGTGCTGGGTGCGGTGGGCTGCAGCCTGTTATTTTTCTTTACCAGCAGCAACATATGGCTGGGCATCCTGGCATTTATGATGGCATGTATGGGGTATGTGGGCAGCCTTGTTTTTTACAATGCCTACCTGCCCGAAATAGCGGCACCGGCCGACAGGGACCGCATTAGTGCCAAAGGTTTTTCCTATGGATACATCGGCAGTGTTATTATGCAGGCGGTGGGTTTTGGGCTGGTACTGCTACTGCCTGATGCTGCTATGGCTACACGCATTACGTTTTTACTCGTAGGCATTTGGTGGATTGGTTTTGCACAAATTACCTTCAGCAGGCTGCCTGCCAACACTGCAAGTGCCCGTACCACTGCCAACGTTGTAACAGACGGTTTTAAAGAAGTAAAAAAAGTGTTTAACGAGGTAACCAAACTACCTGTGCTTAAAAGATTTTTGCGCGGCTTCTTTTTTTACAGCATGGGTGTACAAACAGTAATGCTGGCCGCCACATTATTTGGCAGTAAACTGCTGCAACTGGACGATAAAAAACTTATTATAACCGTTGTAATTATCCAACTGGTAGCCATTGCCGGTGCTTTTTTTATGAGCCGCCTGTCAGAAAAGATTGGCAACCTGCCGGTGCTGATGGGTGTAATTGTATTTTGGATCATTATATGCATTGCTGCATACTTTATTGCCGAATATAAAGAAGCAGGCGGCGATCCGGAGTTCCTGTTTTATTTCCTTGCTACTGCTGTAGGGCTTGTAATGGGTGGCATACAATCGCTTAGCCGGTCTACTTATTCCAAGCTGATGCCGGTAACAAAAGATACCGCTTCGTATTTTAGCTATTACGATCTTACAGAAAAAATTGCTATTGTAATCGGCATATTCAGCTTTGGTTATATAGAAGAACTCACAGGCAGTATGCAGCACTCCATACTCTCACTCATTATTTTCTTTGTAATAGGTTTTGGTTTTTTATTTACTGCCTGGCGCTTTCAAAAGAAAGTGCAATAA
- a CDS encoding undecaprenyl-diphosphate phosphatase — translation MSTIQAIVLAIVEGLTEFLPISSTGHMVMVSSLMGIGKEDFTKLFEVAIQFGAILAVVVLYWRKFINFKSWSFYFKLAIGVIPALVFGFVLGDKIDLLLMNPLYTALALLGGGFVLLFIDTIFYKVEIKEEKDITIKNALIIGLCQCAALIPGVSRSAASIIGGLQQKLSRKLAAEFSFFLAVPTMAAATIYKLFKAVKTNPDILNSGNIKLLMVGNIVAFVIAFLTMRFFVDFLKKHGFKVFGWYRIIAALIFLLMIKMNQIR, via the coding sequence ATGTCCACCATTCAAGCAATAGTGTTAGCTATAGTAGAAGGTCTTACTGAATTTTTACCAATTTCCTCAACCGGCCACATGGTGATGGTAAGTTCACTGATGGGAATCGGCAAAGAAGATTTTACAAAACTGTTTGAAGTAGCAATTCAATTTGGCGCAATACTGGCAGTAGTGGTGCTTTACTGGCGCAAATTCATCAACTTTAAAAGCTGGTCGTTTTATTTTAAACTGGCGATTGGTGTAATACCGGCACTGGTTTTCGGTTTCGTACTGGGAGATAAGATAGATCTTCTCCTGATGAACCCATTATATACAGCCCTGGCCTTACTGGGTGGCGGTTTTGTTTTGTTGTTTATTGATACCATTTTTTACAAGGTTGAAATAAAAGAAGAAAAAGACATTACCATAAAAAATGCGCTTATCATTGGTCTTTGCCAGTGCGCTGCGCTGATACCGGGTGTAAGCCGTTCGGCAGCATCTATTATAGGAGGTTTACAGCAGAAATTATCCAGGAAGCTTGCCGCAGAATTTTCATTCTTTCTAGCGGTACCTACCATGGCTGCAGCAACCATCTATAAATTATTCAAAGCGGTAAAAACAAATCCTGATATTTTAAACAGCGGCAATATTAAACTTTTGATGGTAGGCAATATTGTAGCGTTTGTTATTGCATTTTTAACCATGCGGTTTTTTGTAGATTTTCTTAAAAAGCACGGCTTTAAAGTGTTTGGATGGTACAGGATCATTGCAGCACTTATCTTCCTGCTGATGATTAAGATGAACCAGATAAGGTAA
- a CDS encoding DUF3098 domain-containing protein: MAEQKQKAIPALFTKENYTWMAIGAAVIVLGMILMSGGKNENPAVFDYNVVYSTTRITVAPILIVLGLLVEVYAIFKSPKPAAK; encoded by the coding sequence ATGGCAGAACAGAAACAAAAAGCAATACCTGCGTTATTCACAAAGGAAAATTATACCTGGATGGCAATTGGTGCGGCTGTAATTGTTCTTGGCATGATCCTGATGTCTGGTGGCAAAAATGAAAATCCTGCTGTTTTTGACTATAATGTTGTTTACAGCACCACCAGGATTACTGTAGCGCCTATCTTAATCGTATTGGGCTTACTTGTAGAAGTCTATGCGATTTTCAAATCACCCAAGCCCGCTGCAAAGTAA
- a CDS encoding cell division protein FtsX gives MAESGKSSLRRSKPNYIYSIVGVALVLVIMGVMGWMLLNFSKVGNTFKEDIRISAYLRTQNKDTIAQIQQFIAGQPFAKDVKYIDKEAAKALWNKDNNEDWGKILDVNPLPESIDFFAKADYVNPDSLKMISSLLLSQYSNQITDLQYPQVLVSSISEKTRIFSIAFIVISVVLCIIVIFSIDNTIRLAMFSNRFLIKTMQMVGATRNFISRPMNIRAIINGLISAGIAIAVLLGLITWLENLIPWLKAIRDMQLNLILFGGMIFLGVGISLFSTYRSVLKYLKMKLDDLY, from the coding sequence ATGGCTGAATCGGGTAAATCTTCATTAAGACGCAGCAAGCCAAATTATATCTACAGCATCGTGGGCGTGGCGCTTGTGCTGGTGATTATGGGTGTAATGGGTTGGATGTTGCTGAACTTTAGCAAAGTGGGAAATACGTTTAAAGAAGACATACGTATAAGCGCATACCTGCGCACGCAGAATAAAGATACCATTGCGCAGATACAGCAGTTTATTGCCGGGCAGCCTTTTGCAAAAGATGTGAAGTATATTGACAAAGAGGCTGCAAAAGCATTGTGGAACAAAGACAACAATGAAGACTGGGGAAAGATACTCGATGTAAACCCGCTGCCGGAAAGCATTGATTTTTTTGCAAAGGCTGATTATGTAAACCCTGACAGCCTGAAAATGATCTCGTCTTTATTGCTGTCGCAGTACAGTAATCAGATTACCGATCTTCAATACCCGCAGGTACTGGTAAGCAGTATCAGCGAAAAGACCAGGATATTCAGCATTGCATTTATCGTGATCTCTGTTGTGTTGTGCATTATTGTAATATTCAGCATTGACAATACTATAAGACTGGCAATGTTTAGTAACAGGTTCCTGATTAAAACGATGCAGATGGTTGGTGCTACCCGCAATTTTATAAGCCGGCCAATGAATATAAGGGCCATTATTAACGGTTTGATAAGTGCGGGTATAGCAATTGCCGTTTTGCTTGGATTGATTACCTGGCTTGAAAATCTCATTCCTTGGCTGAAAGCGATCAGGGACATGCAATTAAACCTGATACTTTTTGGTGGTATGATCTTTTTGGGCGTTGGTATTTCCTTGTTTAGTACATACAGGAGCGTATTGAAATATCTTAAAATGAAGCTGGACGATCTTTATTGA
- the leuS gene encoding leucine--tRNA ligase — protein sequence MEYNFGQIEQKWQEQWKEQQVYKVSNDSSKPKYYVLDMFPYPSGAGLHVGHPLGYIASDIFARFKRLKGYNVLHPMGYDAFGLPAEQYAIEHGVHPAISTRQNIGNFRSQLDKIGFCFDWDREVKTADASYYKWTQWIFLQLFKSFYNRQHNKAESIDTLVEIFESEGNKHHPFPNANYKPAATGSNHFTASQWKSFDVATQQNILMEYRLAYCGYGEVNWCEALGTVLANDEVVNGVSERGGYPVVKKKLRQWYLRITEYADRLLQGLDTVDFSDAMKEMQSNWIGKSFGAEIEFSVHDSEEKLVVYTTRPDTIFGVDFMVVAPEHELIEKITTGKHRQEVDDYIAYVKSRSERERMAEKTISGAFTGAYAINPLNYREIPIYISEYVLAGYGTGAIMAVPCGDERDFRFAKHFNINITNIIGDKFNGEEANPTHDAELVDSDFVTGMLMKDATEEIMRALEGWGKGKRKVNYKMRDAAFSRQRYWGEPFPIKWENGIAIPMDESELPLELPFVESYKPGPEGEGPLANIPEWTAQNLETNTMPGYAGSSWYFLRYMDPHNDETFCSRDASNYWGQVDLYIGGTEHAVGHLLYSRMWTKFLYDRDLISHDEPYKRLVNQGMIQGSSRFVYRIKNTNQFVSHGQKAGYDVQPLHVDVNLVNGLELDVEAFKKWRPEYADAEFVFEDGTISFQCSTGNQELKYLCGSEVEKMSKSKFNTVNPNDLVIKYGADTFRMYEMFLGPVEQSKPWDTKGIEGVHRFLRKLWRLFFDEAKGTAVWNNETATDAELKVLHKTIKKIEEDTERFSFNTAVSAFMVCVNELHDLKCYKKEVLQQLLVLLAPYAPHISEELWHLLGNEGTILDAAYPALEEKYLKESSKEYPVSINGKMRTTITIALDVDQQEVERIVLANDVVQKWLEGKPPKRIIYVKNKMVNVVI from the coding sequence ATGGAATACAACTTCGGACAAATAGAGCAAAAATGGCAGGAGCAATGGAAGGAGCAGCAAGTATATAAAGTGTCTAACGATTCATCCAAACCAAAATATTACGTGCTCGATATGTTTCCCTACCCCAGCGGTGCGGGGCTGCATGTAGGCCACCCGCTTGGCTATATAGCCAGCGATATTTTTGCACGCTTCAAAAGACTCAAAGGTTATAACGTTTTACACCCGATGGGTTACGATGCTTTTGGGTTGCCAGCAGAGCAATATGCTATTGAACATGGCGTACACCCCGCAATAAGCACCCGGCAAAACATCGGCAACTTTCGCAGCCAGCTCGATAAAATTGGTTTTTGTTTCGATTGGGACAGGGAAGTAAAAACAGCCGATGCCAGCTACTACAAGTGGACACAATGGATCTTCCTGCAGTTGTTTAAAAGCTTCTACAACAGGCAGCACAACAAAGCCGAAAGTATAGATACACTGGTTGAAATCTTCGAATCAGAAGGAAACAAACACCATCCTTTTCCCAATGCCAACTATAAACCGGCAGCTACCGGCAGCAATCATTTTACAGCCAGCCAATGGAAAAGCTTTGATGTTGCAACACAGCAAAATATTTTAATGGAATATCGCCTGGCCTACTGCGGCTATGGTGAAGTAAACTGGTGCGAAGCGCTGGGAACAGTACTTGCAAATGACGAGGTAGTAAATGGTGTAAGTGAGCGTGGCGGCTACCCGGTAGTAAAAAAGAAACTGCGCCAGTGGTACCTCCGTATTACCGAGTATGCAGACCGCTTGCTGCAGGGGCTCGATACTGTTGATTTTAGTGATGCCATGAAAGAAATGCAAAGCAACTGGATCGGTAAGAGCTTTGGAGCAGAAATAGAATTCAGCGTACACGACAGCGAGGAAAAGCTGGTGGTTTATACTACCAGGCCCGATACCATTTTTGGTGTCGATTTTATGGTGGTAGCGCCGGAACATGAGCTGATAGAAAAGATCACTACCGGCAAGCACCGGCAGGAAGTAGATGATTACATCGCCTATGTAAAAAGCCGTAGCGAAAGAGAACGTATGGCAGAAAAAACGATCAGCGGCGCATTTACCGGTGCATACGCCATTAATCCTTTGAACTACAGGGAAATTCCCATTTATATCAGCGAATATGTTTTGGCGGGGTACGGTACAGGCGCTATCATGGCCGTACCGTGCGGAGATGAAAGAGACTTTCGTTTCGCCAAACATTTTAATATCAACATCACCAACATCATCGGTGATAAGTTTAACGGCGAAGAAGCCAATCCAACGCATGATGCAGAATTGGTAGATAGTGATTTTGTAACCGGTATGCTGATGAAAGATGCCACGGAAGAAATCATGCGGGCACTCGAAGGATGGGGCAAAGGCAAACGCAAGGTGAATTATAAAATGCGCGACGCTGCTTTCAGCCGGCAGCGCTACTGGGGCGAGCCATTCCCGATAAAATGGGAAAACGGTATTGCGATACCAATGGATGAAAGCGAATTGCCACTCGAACTGCCTTTTGTAGAAAGTTATAAGCCCGGCCCGGAAGGCGAGGGGCCACTGGCCAATATTCCCGAATGGACCGCTCAAAACCTGGAGACCAATACCATGCCCGGCTATGCAGGCTCATCCTGGTATTTTTTGCGTTATATGGACCCGCACAATGATGAAACATTCTGCAGCCGCGATGCCAGCAATTACTGGGGCCAGGTAGATCTTTATATCGGCGGTACAGAACATGCCGTTGGCCATTTGCTGTATAGCCGCATGTGGACGAAATTTTTATACGACCGCGATCTGATAAGCCATGACGAACCGTACAAAAGACTGGTTAACCAGGGTATGATACAGGGAAGCAGCAGGTTTGTGTACCGCATAAAAAATACAAACCAGTTTGTATCGCACGGGCAAAAAGCCGGTTACGATGTACAACCTTTACATGTGGATGTAAACCTCGTAAACGGGCTGGAGCTTGATGTGGAAGCCTTCAAAAAATGGCGGCCCGAATATGCAGATGCAGAATTTGTTTTTGAAGATGGCACCATTTCCTTCCAGTGCAGCACTGGTAACCAGGAGTTGAAATACCTATGCGGCAGCGAGGTAGAGAAAATGAGTAAGTCGAAATTTAATACAGTAAATCCAAACGATCTTGTTATTAAATACGGCGCAGATACTTTTCGTATGTACGAGATGTTTTTGGGCCCCGTGGAGCAAAGCAAACCCTGGGATACCAAAGGCATTGAGGGTGTACATCGCTTCCTGCGCAAACTGTGGCGGCTGTTTTTTGATGAAGCAAAAGGAACTGCTGTATGGAATAACGAAACAGCAACAGATGCGGAACTAAAAGTGCTCCACAAAACAATAAAGAAGATTGAAGAAGATACCGAACGCTTCTCTTTTAATACGGCAGTAAGTGCATTTATGGTTTGTGTAAATGAACTGCACGATCTTAAATGCTACAAGAAAGAGGTACTGCAGCAGTTGCTCGTATTGTTAGCGCCATATGCCCCGCACATAAGCGAAGAATTATGGCACCTTCTTGGCAATGAAGGAACAATTCTCGATGCCGCCTACCCGGCACTGGAAGAAAAGTACCTGAAAGAATCATCTAAGGAATACCCGGTAAGCATTAATGGTAAAATGCGCACTACCATTACGATTGCGCTCGATGTAGATCAGCAGGAAGTAGAAAGAATTGTACTTGCAAACGATGTGGTGCAAAAGTGGCTGGAGGGTAAACCACCTAAGCGGATCATCTACGTGAAAAACAAAATGGTAAACGTGGTTATTTAA
- a CDS encoding response regulator has protein sequence MIKKKIYVADDDPDILEVLTIILEGRGYEVITSPDGRSLTGITQLPDLIFLDIRMSGSDGSEICRSLKNNTTTSAIPVILISANRNLQEIGESCGADAVIPKPFDIKDIVNAAGKYTTASMQ, from the coding sequence ATGATTAAGAAGAAGATTTATGTAGCAGATGATGATCCGGATATCCTTGAAGTTTTAACGATTATTCTCGAAGGTCGCGGATACGAGGTCATCACTTCTCCAGACGGCAGATCCCTTACAGGTATCACTCAACTGCCAGACCTTATTTTTCTTGACATCCGTATGTCTGGCAGCGATGGCAGTGAAATCTGCCGCTCATTAAAAAATAACACCACCACTTCTGCTATACCCGTAATACTCATTTCCGCAAACCGTAACCTGCAGGAAATTGGCGAGTCATGCGGCGCAGATGCTGTAATACCAAAACCTTTCGATATTAAAGACATCGTAAACGCAGCGGGTAAATACACTACCGCATCAATGCAATAA
- a CDS encoding PAS domain-containing protein, whose amino-acid sequence MKFSEHTRSAKQNFLKGGFEASELIASIDWGNTSLGDLDEWPQSLKTALGIVLNARLPMLLFWGAEQTCFYNDAFHQTLGNRAKHPWAMGKPGKDVWPEKWYSIKPAIDNTLSGVHTDLQEDQQVPLYKNGKLEETFWTFCYSAVRNEHDEIAGVLLVCNETTEKIRALKRFENYEKRFLDIVDQTPVGIAIFMGAEFVFTAANKTYLDIVDRKLEDVLYKPMFDVLPEMEYIARPIVTKVFKTGETFAGYEFPSNLKRNGNIELAFFNFIYQPLFFDGEIKGAIVVANDVTHMVRSKLQLAENEGAFRDYINAAPTPFAIYIGAEMRIKMANEALLKVWDKDKSVIGRTLREILPDLEVQPFYQVLETVFKTGIQYHTNEEKVEIINGGNSQLFYFNFTYTPLKNEKGDVYGVLHIATDITEQVLSKQKLIDAEERVRIAMEAGDLASFDLNLLTGETHATPRFYRIFGLDYLIPQEESIKMVLPEDRHIRAAAYQRAFNDPGGKLFYDVRIKWRDGSIHWIRNQARVFFDDNGKPLRLLGTLKEISAEKNAQQKLEESEKHFRSLIQESPVPKALLRGRDYTIEIANDAMLELWNKTEDVIGQPLIKALPELAGQSYIEPLAEVYSTGIIYKGNEQQAYIETPDGQLKKFYLNLVFKRITSYFKEGFDILMTSYDVTPQVLARKRVEESENELQRINQRLEIALDAARLGSYELDFDTGFINCTPQCKANYGFSPDVQFNLQDLLRQLTPHYRDMYNAGIEEAIKNKSVFNCEYPVTWPDGSTHWLRTAGKVTYNEDDKAVTLVGVNLDITQNKLALQRVEESEQRLNMALEYTNTGSFDLNLHTFEVIYTPRLAEIFGHTSNTLLTYAQMRSHIHPEDLKSIVEKAFSAAIKSGNYFYEARILKGDKMIRWIRTQGRVMYDIDAIPMRIVGTIMDITEEKTEQQRKDDFMGIVTHELKTPLTSVKGFAQFLHERALNANDKPSAALLNKMVSQINKLNVLVQDLLDIARMEGGKMKFQQVVFDFYELISEVIEQVGITTTKRIETQLADWNGSIIGDRDRTGQVLINLLTNAIKYSPEADRVIVKVEQTNKKVTCSVTDFGIGISKESLPYIFDRFYREAEAQVSTFPGLGLGLYISAEIIKRQNGEIWVQSEKGKGSVFSFSLPLNT is encoded by the coding sequence ATGAAGTTTAGTGAGCATACCAGGTCGGCAAAACAAAACTTTCTTAAAGGTGGTTTCGAAGCGTCTGAGCTTATTGCTTCTATAGACTGGGGCAATACGTCTTTGGGAGACCTGGATGAATGGCCTCAAAGTCTTAAAACCGCGCTTGGCATAGTGCTAAACGCCCGGCTGCCTATGTTGCTGTTCTGGGGCGCTGAACAAACTTGCTTTTACAACGATGCATTTCACCAGACATTGGGTAATAGAGCAAAGCATCCCTGGGCAATGGGTAAACCCGGTAAAGATGTATGGCCTGAGAAGTGGTACAGTATAAAACCCGCAATAGATAATACACTCAGCGGTGTACATACCGACCTGCAGGAAGACCAGCAGGTACCGCTTTATAAGAATGGTAAACTGGAAGAAACATTTTGGACATTTTGTTATTCTGCCGTAAGAAACGAACACGATGAAATAGCAGGTGTGTTGCTTGTATGCAATGAAACTACTGAAAAGATAAGGGCACTTAAAAGGTTTGAAAACTACGAAAAACGCTTTTTGGATATCGTAGACCAAACACCTGTAGGCATCGCCATATTCATGGGTGCCGAATTTGTGTTTACCGCGGCCAATAAAACATACCTTGATATCGTAGATCGCAAGCTGGAAGATGTTTTATACAAACCAATGTTTGATGTACTGCCGGAAATGGAATACATCGCCAGGCCAATTGTAACCAAGGTTTTTAAAACAGGAGAAACGTTCGCCGGTTACGAATTTCCCAGCAATCTTAAAAGAAACGGAAACATAGAACTGGCTTTTTTCAATTTCATTTACCAGCCGCTTTTTTTCGACGGGGAAATAAAAGGTGCCATTGTTGTTGCGAACGATGTAACACACATGGTAAGATCCAAACTGCAGCTGGCGGAGAATGAAGGCGCATTCAGGGATTATATCAATGCGGCCCCTACGCCTTTCGCCATTTACATCGGCGCCGAAATGCGCATTAAGATGGCCAACGAGGCTTTGCTGAAAGTATGGGATAAAGACAAATCCGTTATTGGCAGAACGCTGCGCGAAATACTTCCCGACCTCGAAGTACAGCCTTTTTACCAGGTACTCGAAACAGTTTTTAAAACGGGTATCCAATACCATACAAATGAAGAAAAAGTTGAAATCATAAACGGCGGTAACAGCCAGTTGTTTTACTTCAACTTCACTTACACACCGCTTAAAAATGAGAAAGGCGATGTATATGGCGTTCTTCATATTGCAACAGATATTACAGAGCAGGTTTTATCTAAACAGAAACTCATAGATGCAGAAGAAAGGGTACGCATAGCAATGGAAGCAGGCGATCTTGCCAGTTTTGATCTTAACCTGCTTACAGGCGAAACACATGCCACACCCAGGTTTTACCGCATCTTCGGGCTCGACTACCTTATACCACAGGAAGAAAGTATAAAGATGGTGCTGCCGGAAGACCGGCATATAAGGGCTGCCGCTTATCAGCGCGCATTTAATGACCCCGGCGGTAAATTGTTCTATGATGTACGCATTAAATGGCGAGATGGCAGCATACACTGGATAAGAAACCAGGCACGTGTATTTTTTGATGATAACGGTAAACCGCTGCGCTTACTGGGCACGTTAAAGGAAATCTCGGCAGAAAAAAATGCACAGCAAAAACTGGAAGAAAGTGAAAAACATTTTCGTTCATTAATACAGGAAAGCCCGGTACCAAAGGCGCTCCTCCGTGGCAGGGACTACACCATTGAAATAGCAAATGATGCCATGCTCGAGCTATGGAATAAAACGGAAGATGTTATCGGGCAGCCACTCATAAAAGCACTTCCCGAACTGGCCGGCCAGTCGTATATAGAGCCACTGGCCGAAGTGTATAGCACCGGTATCATATACAAAGGCAACGAACAGCAGGCATATATTGAAACACCTGACGGTCAGCTAAAGAAATTCTACCTAAACCTGGTGTTCAAGAGAATTACCAGCTATTTCAAGGAGGGTTTCGATATACTCATGACCAGCTACGATGTTACACCGCAGGTATTAGCACGCAAACGGGTTGAAGAAAGCGAAAACGAGTTACAAAGAATCAATCAAAGACTTGAAATAGCATTGGATGCTGCAAGGCTGGGCTCTTATGAACTGGATTTTGATACTGGCTTTATTAACTGTACACCGCAGTGTAAAGCAAACTATGGCTTTAGCCCCGATGTGCAGTTCAACCTGCAGGACCTGCTGAGACAACTTACCCCACACTACCGTGACATGTATAATGCAGGCATTGAAGAAGCCATTAAAAACAAAAGCGTCTTTAACTGCGAGTACCCCGTAACATGGCCTGATGGAAGCACACACTGGCTAAGGACCGCAGGTAAGGTTACCTACAACGAAGACGACAAAGCTGTAACACTGGTTGGTGTAAACCTTGATATAACCCAGAATAAACTGGCATTACAGCGGGTAGAAGAAAGCGAGCAGCGCCTGAATATGGCCCTCGAGTACACCAATACCGGTTCTTTCGATCTTAACCTGCATACGTTTGAAGTTATTTATACACCCAGGCTTGCTGAAATATTTGGCCACACGTCTAACACGCTGCTCACCTATGCACAAATGAGGAGTCATATTCACCCGGAAGACCTGAAATCTATCGTGGAAAAAGCCTTTAGCGCGGCCATTAAATCCGGAAACTATTTTTATGAGGCACGCATTTTAAAAGGCGATAAAATGATCCGGTGGATAAGGACGCAGGGACGGGTAATGTATGATATAGACGCCATACCTATGAGAATAGTGGGTACTATTATGGACATAACTGAGGAAAAAACCGAACAACAGCGTAAAGATGATTTTATGGGAATTGTGACGCACGAATTAAAAACTCCTTTAACTTCGGTTAAAGGTTTTGCGCAGTTCCTTCATGAGCGGGCACTTAATGCCAATGATAAACCCTCGGCAGCATTGCTCAACAAGATGGTGTCTCAGATAAATAAATTAAACGTACTCGTACAGGATCTGCTTGATATAGCAAGGATGGAAGGCGGGAAAATGAAATTTCAACAGGTAGTTTTTGATTTCTATGAATTAATTTCGGAAGTAATTGAGCAGGTTGGTATAACCACTACGAAAAGAATTGAAACTCAATTAGCTGACTGGAATGGTTCAATTATTGGAGATAGAGACAGAACCGGGCAGGTTTTGATCAACCTCCTCACTAACGCAATCAAGTATTCCCCCGAAGCCGACCGGGTAATTGTCAAAGTAGAACAAACGAACAAAAAGGTTACATGTAGTGTTACAGACTTCGGGATAGGGATATCGAAAGAAAGCCTTCCGTACATTTTCGACAGGTTTTACAGGGAAGCGGAAGCACAGGTTAGCACATTTCCAGGCCTTGGTCTGGGTCTTTACATTTCAGCTGAAATTATAAAAAGGCAGAACGGCGAGATCTGGGTACAAAGTGAAAAAGGCAAAGGTTCAGTATTCAGTTTTAGCCTTCCTTTAAATACATAA